A part of Ziziphus jujuba cultivar Dongzao chromosome 8, ASM3175591v1 genomic DNA contains:
- the LOC107421810 gene encoding uncharacterized protein LOC107421810 isoform X2, producing the protein MASAEAKPAWQRSAANHFSCSTSSSSSSRLESDNTPDNDVKGPHDKCAGFLPFNPNYDVLSDRKWWLNLQPNPGQYKDIMSEQLSTLEAEVLEVLSYEFISKTANSCEDQSKEEFSAKAGNSFEESLWDVIATSMKNDQDTVLQELKAETHNDPQKNSTKKDATDFWYSADHYMNMDSLNCLASQQPRKLSSDMGSQWLGTEKTEPWWRTAGKDDLASLVAQKSLEHIENCDLPRPQGKNYRNSTFAGPESVDQDEILASSLDRMAQTQFSNHDFCTQRSHFSSSPAHDSGLPFSSSNGYSTTRTDEAGTQNIFDDDQTKAQLMEALCHSQTRAREAEKAAKQAYTEKEHIITLFFRQASQLFAYKQWLRLLQLENLCLQLKNKNELFPSVLPWVPSKGRQMKKGQHRSGKRKHGKPGHELRKSVVAFALGLGLAGAGLLLGWTMGWLFPSG; encoded by the exons ATGGCATCAGCAGAAGCAAAACCTGCATGGCAGCGTAGTGCTGCTAATCACTTTTCTTGCAGCACatcctcatcatcttcctcaaGATTAGAGTCTGATAATACACCTGATAATGATGTGAAAGGGCCACACGACAAATGTGCAGGTTTCCTGCCATTTAACCCGAATTATGATGTACTAAGTGATAGAAAATGGTGGTTAAACCTACAACCTAACCCTGGGCAGTATAAGGATATCATGAGTGAGCAGCTAAGTACCTTGGAGGCTGAAGTACTTGAAGTTTTAAGTTATGAATTTATTAGTAAAACTGCAAATAGCTGTGAGGATCAAAGCAAGGAGGAATTCAGTGCTAAAGCTGGTAATTCTTTTGAGGAGTCGCTCTGGGATGTCATTGCCACTTCTATGAAAAATGACCAGGATACCGTTCTGCAAGAACTCAAAGCTGAAACTCATAATGATCcacaaaaaaattcaacaaaaaaggATGCAACTGATTTCTGGTACTCAGCTGACCATTACATGAACATGGATTCTTTGAACTGCTTGGCTTCTCAACAACCCAGAAAGCTGTCTTCTGATATGGGATCTCAATGGCTTGGAACTGAGAAGACTGAACCATGGTGGAGGACTGCTGGAAAAGATGATTTGGCTTCCTTGGTAGCTCAGAAGTCACTTGAGCATATTGAGAACTGTGATCTTCCACGACCACAGGGTAAGAATTATAGGAATAGCACATTTGCTGGTCCTGAGAGTGTTGATCAAGATGAGATTTTGGCATCATCTTTAGACAGAATGGCTCAGACCCAGTTTTCTAACCATGACTTTTGCACTCAGAGAAGCCACTTTTCAAGTTCCCCAGCTCATGACTCAGGCCTGCCTTTCAG CAGCTCAAATGGTTATAGCACAACAAGAACTGATGAGGCAggtacccaaaatatttttgatgatGATCAAACCAAGGCTCAGCTGATGGAGGCCCTTTGTCATTCTCAAACAAGAGCAAGAGAAGCTGAGAAAGCGGCAAAGCAAGCCTATACTGAGAAGGAGCACATTATCACACTCTTTTTCAGACAGGCATCACAATTGTTTGCTTACAAGCAGTGGCTCCGGTTGTTGCAGTTAGAGAACCTGTGCCTCCAGCTTAAGAACAAAAATGAACTCTTCCCATCTGTCTTACCTTGGGTACCTTCCAAAGGTAGGCAGATGAAAAAGGGTCAGCACAGGTCTGGAAAAAGGAAGCATGGCAAACCAGGACATGAGCTCCGCAAGTCTGTTGTTGCTTTCGCATTGGGGCTGGGTCTTGCCGGTGCTGGTTTGCTCCTTGGGTGGACAATGGGGTGGTTGTTTCCATCTGGATAA
- the LOC107421810 gene encoding uncharacterized protein LOC107421810 isoform X1 — protein MASAEAKPAWQRSAANHFSCSTSSSSSSRLESDNTPDNDVKGPHDKCAGFLPFNPNYDVLSDRKWWLNLQPNPGQYKDIMSEQLSTLEAEVLEVLSYEFISKTANSCEDQSKEEFSAKAGNSFEESLWDVIATSMKNDQDTVLQELKAETHNDPQKNSTKKDATDFWYSADHYMNMDSLNCLASQQPRKLSSDMGSQWLGTEKTEPWWRTAGKDDLASLVAQKSLEHIENCDLPRPQGKNYRNSTFAGPESVDQDEILASSLDRMAQTQFSNHDFCTQRSHFSSSPAHDSGLPFSSSSNGYSTTRTDEAGTQNIFDDDQTKAQLMEALCHSQTRAREAEKAAKQAYTEKEHIITLFFRQASQLFAYKQWLRLLQLENLCLQLKNKNELFPSVLPWVPSKGRQMKKGQHRSGKRKHGKPGHELRKSVVAFALGLGLAGAGLLLGWTMGWLFPSG, from the exons ATGGCATCAGCAGAAGCAAAACCTGCATGGCAGCGTAGTGCTGCTAATCACTTTTCTTGCAGCACatcctcatcatcttcctcaaGATTAGAGTCTGATAATACACCTGATAATGATGTGAAAGGGCCACACGACAAATGTGCAGGTTTCCTGCCATTTAACCCGAATTATGATGTACTAAGTGATAGAAAATGGTGGTTAAACCTACAACCTAACCCTGGGCAGTATAAGGATATCATGAGTGAGCAGCTAAGTACCTTGGAGGCTGAAGTACTTGAAGTTTTAAGTTATGAATTTATTAGTAAAACTGCAAATAGCTGTGAGGATCAAAGCAAGGAGGAATTCAGTGCTAAAGCTGGTAATTCTTTTGAGGAGTCGCTCTGGGATGTCATTGCCACTTCTATGAAAAATGACCAGGATACCGTTCTGCAAGAACTCAAAGCTGAAACTCATAATGATCcacaaaaaaattcaacaaaaaaggATGCAACTGATTTCTGGTACTCAGCTGACCATTACATGAACATGGATTCTTTGAACTGCTTGGCTTCTCAACAACCCAGAAAGCTGTCTTCTGATATGGGATCTCAATGGCTTGGAACTGAGAAGACTGAACCATGGTGGAGGACTGCTGGAAAAGATGATTTGGCTTCCTTGGTAGCTCAGAAGTCACTTGAGCATATTGAGAACTGTGATCTTCCACGACCACAGGGTAAGAATTATAGGAATAGCACATTTGCTGGTCCTGAGAGTGTTGATCAAGATGAGATTTTGGCATCATCTTTAGACAGAATGGCTCAGACCCAGTTTTCTAACCATGACTTTTGCACTCAGAGAAGCCACTTTTCAAGTTCCCCAGCTCATGACTCAGGCCTGCCTTTCAG CAGCAGCTCAAATGGTTATAGCACAACAAGAACTGATGAGGCAggtacccaaaatatttttgatgatGATCAAACCAAGGCTCAGCTGATGGAGGCCCTTTGTCATTCTCAAACAAGAGCAAGAGAAGCTGAGAAAGCGGCAAAGCAAGCCTATACTGAGAAGGAGCACATTATCACACTCTTTTTCAGACAGGCATCACAATTGTTTGCTTACAAGCAGTGGCTCCGGTTGTTGCAGTTAGAGAACCTGTGCCTCCAGCTTAAGAACAAAAATGAACTCTTCCCATCTGTCTTACCTTGGGTACCTTCCAAAGGTAGGCAGATGAAAAAGGGTCAGCACAGGTCTGGAAAAAGGAAGCATGGCAAACCAGGACATGAGCTCCGCAAGTCTGTTGTTGCTTTCGCATTGGGGCTGGGTCTTGCCGGTGCTGGTTTGCTCCTTGGGTGGACAATGGGGTGGTTGTTTCCATCTGGATAA